A stretch of the Streptomyces sp. NBC_00078 genome encodes the following:
- a CDS encoding 3-isopropylmalate dehydrogenase: MSASSRTLNLAVIPGDGIGQEVVAEGLKVLSAVLPQDVKLETKEYDFGAQRYHATGETLTEADLDALKKHDAILLGAIGDPSVPSGVLERGFLLKLRFAFDHHVNLRPSKLLPGVATPLAGEPSIDFVVVREGTEGPYTGNGGTIRKGTEHEVATEVSVNTAFGVERVVRDAFARAQARPRKKLALIHKNNVLTFAGHLWTNIFNKVAAEFPEVTTEYMHVDAATIYLVTQPERFDVIVTDNLFGDIITDLAAAVSGGIGVAASGNINPSGEFPSMFEPVHGSAPDIAGQGKADPSATVLSVALLLRHLGYETEAARIDEAVSADLAERTGKPARSTAEIGDALAVRVAG, from the coding sequence ATGTCGGCAAGCTCTCGCACCCTCAATCTCGCAGTGATTCCCGGTGACGGCATCGGCCAGGAGGTCGTGGCCGAAGGTCTCAAGGTCCTCTCCGCCGTCCTCCCGCAGGATGTGAAGCTGGAGACCAAGGAGTACGACTTCGGCGCCCAGCGCTACCACGCCACCGGTGAGACCCTCACCGAGGCCGACCTCGACGCCCTGAAGAAGCACGACGCCATTCTGCTCGGCGCGATCGGCGACCCGTCGGTTCCGTCCGGTGTCCTGGAGCGCGGCTTCCTGCTCAAGCTCCGCTTCGCCTTCGACCACCACGTCAACCTGCGTCCGTCGAAGCTGCTCCCCGGCGTGGCCACCCCGCTCGCCGGTGAGCCGAGCATCGACTTCGTCGTGGTCCGTGAGGGCACCGAGGGCCCGTACACGGGCAACGGCGGCACCATCCGCAAGGGCACCGAGCACGAGGTCGCCACCGAGGTCTCCGTGAACACGGCCTTCGGTGTGGAGCGCGTGGTCCGTGACGCCTTCGCCCGTGCCCAGGCCCGCCCGCGCAAGAAGCTCGCCCTGATCCACAAGAACAACGTGCTGACCTTCGCGGGTCACCTGTGGACCAACATCTTCAACAAGGTGGCCGCGGAGTTCCCCGAGGTCACCACCGAGTACATGCACGTGGACGCGGCGACCATCTACCTGGTCACGCAGCCCGAGCGGTTCGACGTGATCGTCACCGACAACCTCTTCGGCGACATCATCACCGACCTCGCCGCGGCCGTCTCCGGCGGCATCGGCGTCGCGGCGAGCGGGAACATCAACCCGTCCGGCGAGTTCCCGTCGATGTTCGAGCCCGTGCACGGCTCGGCCCCCGACATCGCGGGCCAGGGCAAGGCCGACCCCTCCGCCACGGTCCTGTCCGTCGCCCTGCTCCTGCGCCACCTCGGCTACGAGACCGAGGCCGCCCGCATCGACGAGGCGGTCTCCGCCGACCTCGCGGAGCGCACGGGCAAGCCGGCCCGCAGCACCGCCGAGATCGGCGACGCGCTGGCCGTACGAGTAGCCGGCTGA
- a CDS encoding metallophosphoesterase family protein: protein MDLPDFGIPPQLARRMSMAEQHDYLRTKLTRRRTLVTAGAVATGGLLTGCGGGAGPSSRKTPSPAASEVHGSVVSPFGRHLSFGADPKTQMRLSWQVPLAVRKPYVRIGTKPDELSRKIEAEVRDLHTPGVTGVRSALEQYYLHAALDGLRPGTTYYYGVGHEGFDPASPAHRSTISSFRTAPTAPRSFVFTAFGDQGVSQAAAANDHVILRQKPAFHLHAGDICYADTNGQGRKSDGYDPAFWDLFLKQNEPVARSVPWMVTTGNHDMEAWYSPEGYGGQLARWSLPDSGFDARTAPGVYAFTYGNVGFVALDANDVSYEIPANLGYSGGRQTKWLDRKLAGLRAAKDVDFVVVFFHHCAYSTSTHASDGGVRAEWLPLFAKHQVDLVINGHNHVYERTDAVKDGGVGRPVPIGASTDPTRDGTVYVTAGGGGRDLYGFPAGVKESYEGHVTHHDSVATFRWTKAKASVTETVEWSRVRYRGFSLLSVEAQSGPRPALKVSALTDDGRRIDHFEVRRGA from the coding sequence ATGGACCTCCCCGACTTCGGCATCCCTCCGCAGCTCGCGCGCCGGATGAGCATGGCCGAGCAGCACGACTACCTGCGCACGAAGCTGACCCGGCGCCGCACGCTGGTGACGGCGGGCGCGGTGGCGACGGGCGGGCTGCTGACGGGGTGCGGCGGCGGCGCGGGACCGTCGAGCAGGAAGACCCCCTCCCCCGCGGCCTCGGAGGTCCACGGTTCGGTGGTCTCCCCCTTCGGGCGCCATCTCTCCTTCGGCGCCGACCCGAAGACGCAGATGCGCCTCTCCTGGCAGGTGCCGCTCGCGGTGCGGAAGCCGTACGTCCGGATCGGCACGAAGCCCGACGAGCTGAGCCGGAAGATCGAGGCGGAGGTCCGCGACCTGCACACACCGGGTGTGACGGGCGTGCGCTCGGCGCTGGAGCAGTACTACCTGCACGCGGCCCTGGACGGGCTGCGCCCCGGCACGACGTACTACTACGGCGTCGGCCACGAGGGCTTCGACCCGGCGTCCCCGGCCCACCGCTCGACCATCAGCTCCTTCCGCACGGCGCCCACGGCCCCGCGCTCCTTCGTGTTCACGGCCTTCGGCGACCAGGGCGTCAGCCAGGCCGCGGCCGCCAACGACCATGTGATCCTGCGCCAGAAGCCCGCCTTCCACCTGCACGCGGGCGACATCTGCTACGCCGACACCAACGGCCAGGGCAGGAAGTCGGACGGCTACGACCCGGCGTTCTGGGACCTGTTCCTCAAGCAGAACGAGCCGGTGGCGAGGTCCGTGCCATGGATGGTGACGACCGGCAACCACGACATGGAGGCCTGGTACTCCCCGGAGGGCTATGGCGGCCAGCTGGCCCGCTGGTCCCTCCCGGACAGCGGCTTCGACGCACGGACGGCGCCGGGGGTGTACGCGTTCACGTACGGCAACGTCGGCTTCGTGGCACTGGACGCGAACGACGTGTCGTACGAGATCCCCGCCAACCTCGGCTACTCGGGCGGCCGGCAGACGAAGTGGCTGGACCGGAAGCTGGCCGGGCTGCGGGCGGCGAAGGACGTCGACTTCGTCGTCGTCTTCTTCCACCACTGCGCCTACTCGACCTCCACGCACGCCTCCGACGGAGGGGTGCGCGCCGAGTGGCTGCCGCTCTTCGCCAAGCACCAGGTGGACCTGGTGATCAACGGCCACAACCATGTCTACGAGCGGACCGACGCAGTCAAGGACGGCGGGGTCGGCAGGCCCGTACCCATCGGTGCGTCGACCGATCCGACGCGCGACGGAACCGTGTACGTCACGGCGGGCGGCGGCGGCCGTGACCTGTACGGCTTTCCGGCGGGCGTGAAGGAGAGCTATGAGGGACACGTCACGCACCACGACTCCGTCGCCACGTTCCGGTGGACGAAGGCGAAGGCCTCCGTCACGGAGACCGTGGAGTGGTCGCGGGTGCGCTACCGGGGTTTCTCGCTGCTCTCGGTGGAGGCGCAGAGCGGCCCTCGGCCGGCCCTCAAGGTGTCGGCGCTGACGGACGACGGCAGGCGCATCGACCACTTCGAGGTGCGGCGCGGAGCATGA
- a CDS encoding branched-chain amino acid aminotransferase, whose protein sequence is MTTPTIELKPSASPLSDAEREAILANPGFGRHFTDHMVTIKWTEGRGWHDGQLVPYAPLSLDPATMVLHYAQEIFEGLKAYRQPDGTVATFRPEKNAERFQRSAHRLGMPELPVETFIEACDVLVQQDRAWVPAHGGEESLYLRPFMIATEVGLGVKPANEYLFLVIASPAGAYFPGGVKPVSIWLSEDRVRAVPGGMGDAKTGGNYAASLLAQAEAAAKGCDQVCYLDAVEHKWVEELGGMNLYFVYGAASNEKPVIITPGLTGSILEGVTRDSLLTVARDLGYASQEGRVSIEQWQRDAENGTLTEVFACGTAAVITPVGTVKRANTEWQQSGGEPGEVTLRLRDALLDIQRGTAEDKHGWMHQLG, encoded by the coding sequence ATGACGACGCCCACGATCGAGCTCAAGCCCTCGGCCTCGCCACTCTCCGACGCGGAGCGCGAGGCGATCCTGGCGAACCCCGGGTTCGGCCGCCACTTCACCGACCACATGGTGACGATCAAGTGGACCGAGGGCCGCGGCTGGCACGACGGCCAGCTCGTCCCGTACGCCCCGCTCTCCCTCGACCCCGCCACGATGGTCCTGCACTACGCGCAGGAGATCTTCGAGGGCCTCAAGGCCTACCGTCAGCCCGACGGCACCGTCGCCACCTTCCGCCCCGAGAAGAACGCCGAGCGCTTCCAGCGTTCCGCGCACCGCCTGGGCATGCCCGAGCTGCCGGTCGAGACGTTCATCGAGGCCTGCGACGTCCTGGTCCAGCAGGACAGGGCCTGGGTCCCGGCGCACGGTGGCGAGGAGTCCCTCTACCTCCGCCCCTTCATGATCGCGACCGAGGTCGGCCTGGGTGTGAAGCCCGCCAACGAGTACCTCTTCCTCGTCATCGCGTCCCCCGCCGGCGCCTACTTCCCCGGCGGCGTCAAGCCGGTCTCCATCTGGCTCTCCGAGGACCGCGTCCGCGCCGTCCCCGGCGGCATGGGCGACGCCAAGACCGGCGGCAACTACGCCGCCTCCCTCCTCGCCCAGGCCGAGGCCGCCGCCAAGGGCTGCGACCAGGTCTGCTACCTCGACGCGGTCGAGCACAAGTGGGTCGAGGAGCTGGGCGGCATGAACCTGTACTTCGTGTACGGCGCCGCGTCCAATGAGAAGCCGGTGATCATCACGCCGGGCCTGACCGGCTCCATCCTCGAAGGCGTCACCCGCGACAGCCTCCTCACCGTGGCCCGCGACCTCGGCTACGCCTCCCAGGAGGGCCGCGTCTCCATCGAGCAGTGGCAGCGCGACGCCGAGAACGGCACCCTCACCGAGGTCTTCGCCTGCGGCACGGCGGCGGTCATCACCCCCGTCGGCACGGTGAAGCGCGCGAACACCGAGTGGCAGCAGTCGGGCGGCGAGCCGGGCGAGGTCACGCTGAGGCTCCGCGACGCACTCCTGGACATCCAGCGGGGCACGGCCGAGGACAAGCACGGCTGGATGCACCAGCTGGGCTGA
- a CDS encoding TetR/AcrR family transcriptional regulator, which produces MGHREDLLEGAKRCLLGKGFVRTTARDIVKESGTNLASIGYHYGSKDALLVQAYVSLIEGLGETFDPGWGAGEVTTPAGSLERFQEVWANIIRSLPESRSVWMLSLEIIVNGDRLQEVRKLLAEAQEQGRSGIVPLFNGIPEDQLDKETVDTEGRFYQTLLNGLMVQWLFDPDSATGAEQLTEGLRRVFAGVEKR; this is translated from the coding sequence ATGGGACATCGTGAGGATCTGCTCGAAGGCGCCAAGCGCTGCCTGCTGGGGAAGGGGTTCGTGCGCACGACCGCGCGCGACATCGTCAAGGAGTCGGGGACGAACCTGGCCTCGATCGGCTACCACTACGGGTCGAAGGACGCGCTGCTGGTGCAGGCGTACGTCTCGTTGATCGAGGGCCTCGGCGAGACGTTCGACCCCGGCTGGGGTGCCGGGGAAGTGACGACGCCCGCCGGGTCGCTGGAGCGCTTCCAGGAGGTGTGGGCGAACATCATCCGCTCGCTGCCCGAGTCCCGTTCGGTCTGGATGCTGAGCCTGGAGATCATCGTCAACGGCGACCGCCTGCAGGAGGTGCGCAAGCTGCTCGCCGAGGCGCAGGAGCAGGGCCGGTCGGGGATCGTGCCCCTGTTCAACGGCATCCCCGAAGACCAGCTCGACAAGGAGACCGTCGACACGGAGGGCCGTTTCTACCAGACCCTCCTCAACGGCCTCATGGTCCAGTGGCTCTTCGACCCGGACTCCGCGACCGGCGCCGAGCAGCTCACCGAGGGGCTGCGGCGCGTGTTCGCAGGAGTCGAGAAGCGCTGA
- a CDS encoding CdaR family transcriptional regulator, with protein MRENARVTGDAASSHRAGDYQELVDEISELLGAPATLENRDFELIAFGAYDSEGDLDASALDPVRTRSILTRRSTSTVRSWFEGFGITRATGPVRIPPTPEAGVHRGRVCLPVRHRGVVLGYVWLLDSDPGPTERQLTAAMDVTVRIGALLADEAQHGADLTRELRAVLTAERGWPQEMAVAELRTALGARADGPHTVVCVTPWPSADPDDAPSVRTVPGATALCTVPWGDASQSLALLVRLRSADALTPATSAAGRLLERARRLEGGAAAASGVAAARTGLAELATAWREASAAARAALAEPRLGPVAEWAHIGPFRLLTSLPPEVAHDPVVGALLSPAHHELARTAETYLDCAGQAGRTAAELGIHRQTLYYRLSRVEQLTGLDLDDGEDRLLLHMALKGARL; from the coding sequence ATGCGGGAGAATGCCCGAGTGACGGGCGACGCTGCATCTTCCCACCGCGCGGGTGACTACCAGGAGCTGGTCGACGAGATCTCGGAGCTCCTCGGCGCCCCCGCGACCCTGGAGAACCGGGACTTCGAGCTGATCGCCTTCGGTGCGTACGACAGTGAGGGCGACCTCGACGCCTCCGCCCTGGACCCGGTGCGCACCCGCTCGATCCTGACGCGGCGCTCGACGTCCACCGTCCGCTCCTGGTTCGAGGGCTTCGGCATCACCCGGGCGACGGGCCCGGTCCGCATCCCGCCGACGCCCGAGGCGGGCGTGCACCGGGGGCGCGTCTGCCTGCCCGTACGCCATCGGGGGGTCGTCCTGGGCTATGTCTGGCTGCTGGACTCCGACCCCGGCCCCACCGAACGGCAGCTGACCGCGGCCATGGACGTGACGGTCCGCATCGGCGCCCTGCTCGCGGACGAGGCGCAGCACGGCGCCGACCTCACCCGGGAACTGCGGGCCGTGCTCACCGCCGAACGCGGCTGGCCGCAGGAGATGGCGGTGGCCGAGCTGCGCACGGCGCTAGGGGCGCGGGCTGACGGCCCGCACACCGTGGTCTGCGTGACCCCCTGGCCGTCGGCCGACCCGGACGACGCGCCTTCGGTCCGTACGGTGCCGGGTGCGACGGCGTTGTGCACGGTGCCGTGGGGCGACGCGTCCCAGTCCCTCGCCCTGCTGGTGCGGCTGCGCTCGGCGGACGCCCTGACACCTGCGACCTCGGCGGCGGGGCGGCTGCTGGAGCGGGCGCGGCGGCTGGAGGGCGGCGCCGCGGCGGCGTCCGGGGTCGCCGCCGCGCGCACCGGTCTCGCGGAACTCGCCACGGCCTGGCGGGAGGCCTCCGCTGCGGCGCGGGCCGCACTGGCGGAGCCCCGGCTCGGTCCCGTCGCCGAGTGGGCGCACATCGGGCCGTTCCGCCTGCTGACCTCGCTGCCGCCGGAGGTGGCCCACGATCCGGTGGTCGGCGCCCTCCTCTCCCCCGCCCACCACGAACTGGCCCGCACCGCCGAGACCTACCTCGACTGCGCGGGCCAGGCCGGCCGCACCGCGGCCGAACTGGGCATCCACCGCCAGACCCTCTACTACCGTCTGTCCCGGGTGGAACAGCTCACGGGCCTCGACCTGGACGACGGCGAGGACCGGCTGCTGCTGCACATGGCTTTGAAGGGGGCGCGGTTGTAG
- the ureA gene encoding urease subunit gamma encodes MRLTPTERDRLLLFGAAELARARRARGLRLNVPEATALIADTVCEAARDGARLSEAIERARSVLGPDDVLPGVADVVTEVHVEAVFDDGSRLAVVSGPLTGGLGERAPGALLPGPAHTEPEAVLRLTVTNTATVPVSVTSHFHFFEANPRLDFVRATAYGMRLAVPAGSSVRFGPGESVEVGLLPIGGERVAIGFAGLVDGALDAPGAREEALRRAAACGYLGADR; translated from the coding sequence GTGAGACTGACCCCCACGGAACGTGATCGGCTGCTGCTGTTCGGAGCCGCCGAGCTGGCCCGCGCCCGCCGGGCCCGCGGTCTGAGGCTGAACGTGCCGGAGGCCACCGCGCTGATCGCCGACACCGTCTGCGAGGCCGCCCGGGACGGCGCCCGGCTTTCCGAGGCGATCGAGCGCGCCCGGTCCGTCCTGGGCCCGGACGACGTGCTGCCTGGCGTCGCGGATGTCGTCACCGAGGTCCATGTGGAGGCCGTCTTCGATGACGGTTCCCGCCTCGCGGTGGTGAGCGGTCCCCTCACGGGCGGGCTCGGGGAGCGGGCGCCGGGCGCGCTGCTTCCTGGCCCCGCGCACACCGAACCCGAGGCGGTCCTGCGGCTCACGGTCACCAACACCGCCACCGTGCCCGTCTCCGTCACCTCCCACTTCCATTTCTTCGAGGCCAACCCGCGCCTGGACTTCGTACGGGCCACGGCCTACGGGATGCGGCTCGCCGTGCCCGCCGGGTCGTCGGTCCGCTTCGGGCCGGGGGAGAGCGTCGAGGTCGGGCTCCTGCCGATCGGGGGCGAGCGCGTCGCGATCGGATTCGCGGGGCTCGTCGACGGGGCGCTGGACGCGCCGGGGGCAAGGGAAGAGGCCCTGCGCAGGGCTGCCGCCTGCGGATATCTGGGAGCAGACCGATGA
- a CDS encoding alpha/beta fold hydrolase: MDDMDDMDRRDDMETVTADDGVRLWAVRSGQGEPLVLCHGGPGLWDMFADVAGLLDGVIPVVRWDQRGSGRSQRSAGPWTTDRFVADLDAVRRHFRLERMALLGHSWGAQLALSYALAHPERVRALVYVSGTGIGPLTDWHDAFQRNFLARLGDHPERLARWRELTDRARRSEDAERERAVLQWSVEFEDREGALKPAGRMADPWFGINHACNRALNDETQRTWGTPELYAACAVLDVPVLIVDGARDIRPRSAVDSLERALPRVRRVVLPRAGHLPWAEDPEGFRDAVGEAL, from the coding sequence ATGGACGACATGGACGACATGGACCGCAGGGACGACATGGAGACCGTCACGGCCGACGACGGCGTACGGCTGTGGGCCGTGCGGTCGGGGCAGGGCGAGCCGTTGGTGCTGTGCCACGGCGGGCCGGGGCTGTGGGACATGTTCGCGGACGTGGCCGGGCTGCTGGACGGCGTGATCCCGGTCGTCCGCTGGGACCAGCGCGGGTCGGGGCGGTCGCAGCGGAGCGCCGGACCGTGGACGACCGACCGTTTCGTGGCCGACCTGGACGCCGTACGACGGCACTTCCGGCTGGAGCGGATGGCGCTGCTCGGTCACTCCTGGGGCGCGCAACTAGCGTTGAGCTACGCGTTGGCGCATCCGGAGCGGGTGCGGGCGCTGGTGTACGTGTCCGGTACGGGCATCGGCCCCCTCACCGACTGGCACGACGCCTTCCAGAGGAATTTCCTCGCCCGGCTCGGCGACCACCCCGAACGGCTCGCCCGATGGCGGGAGTTGACGGACCGTGCGCGCCGCTCGGAGGACGCGGAGCGCGAGCGGGCGGTGCTTCAGTGGTCGGTCGAGTTCGAGGACCGGGAAGGGGCGCTGAAGCCGGCCGGACGCATGGCCGACCCCTGGTTCGGGATCAACCACGCATGCAACAGGGCCCTCAACGACGAGACCCAACGCACATGGGGCACACCCGAGTTGTACGCGGCCTGCGCGGTCCTCGACGTGCCCGTACTGATCGTCGACGGTGCCCGGGACATCCGTCCGCGCTCGGCGGTGGACTCGCTGGAGCGGGCGCTGCCGCGGGTGCGGCGAGTGGTGCTTCCCCGGGCCGGTCACCTGCCGTGGGCCGAGGATCCCGAGGGCTTTCGCGACGCGGTGGGGGAGGCGCTGTGA
- the pruA gene encoding L-glutamate gamma-semialdehyde dehydrogenase: MDAVTQVPTPVNEPVHGYAPGSPERARLEARLKELAENPVDLPMTIGGEKRMGGGERFDVVQPHNHKARLGTYANATQQDAQDAIDAALAAAPAWRAMAFDDRAAIILRAAELLSGPWRETLAASTMLGQSKTAQQAEIDCPCELIDFWRFNVAYARGILADQPPANSTGVWNRLDHRPLEGFVYAITPFNFSAIAGNLPTAPALMGNVVVWKPSPTQTHAAVLLMQLLEEAGLPKGVINLVTGDGIEVSKVALEHRDLAGIHFTGSTKTFQYLWKTVGNNIEKYRTYPRMVGETGGKDFLVAHPSADRAVLKTALTRGAFEYQGQKCSATSRAYIPASIWNSGFKEEFAAEVDGLTMGDVTDLANFIGAVIDDRSFAKNKAAIDRAEQDPSCTIVAGGSYDDSVGYFVRPTVVECADPENEVFRTEYFGPFLAVHVYEDEKYEEMLTQMESVSDYALTGSVVSGDRAAAAYTMEKLRYAAGNFYINDKSTGAVVGQQPFGGGRASGTNDKAGAPQNLQRWTLTRAIKETLVPPTDYTYPHMG, from the coding sequence ATGGACGCTGTGACCCAGGTCCCCACCCCCGTCAACGAGCCGGTGCACGGCTATGCCCCCGGCTCGCCCGAGCGCGCCCGGCTGGAGGCCAGGCTGAAGGAGCTGGCCGAGAACCCGGTCGACCTGCCGATGACGATCGGCGGCGAGAAGCGGATGGGCGGCGGCGAGCGCTTCGACGTCGTGCAGCCGCACAATCACAAGGCCCGTCTGGGCACCTACGCCAACGCGACCCAGCAGGACGCCCAGGACGCCATCGACGCGGCCCTCGCCGCCGCGCCCGCCTGGCGTGCGATGGCCTTCGACGACCGCGCCGCGATCATCCTGCGCGCGGCCGAGCTGCTGTCCGGCCCGTGGCGCGAGACCCTCGCCGCGTCCACCATGCTCGGTCAGTCGAAGACCGCCCAGCAGGCCGAGATCGACTGTCCCTGCGAGCTCATCGACTTCTGGCGCTTCAACGTCGCCTACGCCCGCGGGATCCTGGCCGACCAGCCCCCGGCCAACTCCACGGGCGTCTGGAACCGCCTGGACCACCGCCCGCTGGAGGGCTTCGTCTACGCGATCACGCCGTTCAACTTCAGCGCGATCGCCGGCAATCTGCCCACCGCCCCCGCCCTCATGGGCAATGTCGTGGTCTGGAAGCCCTCCCCGACCCAGACCCACGCGGCCGTCCTGTTGATGCAGCTGCTGGAGGAGGCGGGCCTGCCCAAGGGCGTCATCAACCTCGTCACCGGCGACGGCATCGAGGTCTCCAAGGTGGCTTTGGAGCACCGCGACCTCGCCGGCATCCACTTCACCGGCTCGACCAAGACCTTCCAGTACCTGTGGAAGACGGTCGGCAACAACATCGAGAAGTACCGCACCTACCCGCGGATGGTCGGCGAGACCGGCGGCAAGGACTTCCTGGTCGCCCACCCGAGCGCCGACCGTGCGGTCCTCAAGACCGCCCTGACCCGCGGTGCCTTCGAGTACCAGGGCCAGAAGTGCAGTGCGACCTCCCGCGCCTACATCCCGGCGTCCATCTGGAACTCCGGCTTCAAGGAGGAGTTCGCGGCCGAGGTCGACGGCCTGACCATGGGCGATGTCACGGACCTCGCCAACTTCATCGGCGCCGTCATCGACGACCGCTCCTTCGCCAAGAACAAGGCCGCGATCGACCGGGCCGAGCAGGACCCCTCCTGCACGATCGTCGCGGGCGGCTCCTACGACGACTCGGTCGGCTACTTCGTCCGTCCGACCGTCGTCGAGTGCGCCGACCCGGAGAACGAGGTCTTCCGCACCGAGTACTTCGGTCCCTTCCTCGCCGTGCACGTCTACGAGGACGAGAAGTACGAGGAGATGCTGACCCAGATGGAGTCGGTGTCCGACTACGCGCTGACCGGCTCGGTGGTCTCGGGCGACCGTGCCGCCGCCGCGTACACGATGGAGAAGCTGCGTTACGCGGCCGGCAACTTCTACATCAACGACAAGTCGACCGGCGCCGTCGTCGGTCAGCAGCCCTTCGGCGGCGGACGCGCCTCCGGTACCAACGACAAGGCCGGCGCCCCGCAGAACCTGCAGCGCTGGACCCTGACCCGCGCCATCAAGGAGACGCTGGTCCCGCCGACCGACTACACGTACCCGCACATGGGCTGA
- a CDS encoding proline dehydrogenase family protein, which yields MLGPVILAASRSDRMRRLISAAPVTKQVVDRFIPGETVDTIVPIIEDLTGRGLELTMDVVGEDITTPEQAAVARDAYLALIGRLSDLGLGERVEMSVKLSMFGQALPGGHELALANVRPVVEAAAAIGTTVTLDAEDHTTLDSMFAIHEVLRKDFPQTGCVIQAYLFRTESDARRLAASGSRVRLVKGAYKEPAEVAHQQKHEIDKAYVRVLRTLMEGEGYPMIGSHDPRLISIAQELARKAGRKPDEYEFQMLYGIRSDEHLRLAAEGHRMRVYTAYGTDWYGYFMRRLAEKPANLRFFVRSMISKG from the coding sequence GTGCTGGGTCCCGTGATTCTTGCCGCGTCGCGCAGCGACCGGATGCGACGCCTGATCTCGGCGGCCCCGGTGACCAAGCAGGTCGTCGACCGCTTCATCCCCGGTGAGACCGTGGACACCATCGTGCCGATCATCGAGGACCTCACCGGCCGCGGTCTGGAGCTGACGATGGACGTCGTCGGCGAGGACATCACCACCCCCGAGCAGGCGGCCGTGGCACGTGATGCCTATCTGGCGCTGATCGGGCGGCTGAGTGACCTCGGCCTGGGCGAGCGGGTCGAGATGTCCGTCAAGCTGTCCATGTTCGGACAGGCGCTCCCCGGCGGTCACGAGCTGGCCCTCGCCAACGTCCGGCCCGTCGTGGAGGCCGCCGCCGCCATCGGCACGACGGTCACGCTCGACGCGGAGGACCACACCACCCTCGACTCGATGTTCGCCATCCACGAGGTGCTGCGGAAGGACTTCCCGCAGACCGGCTGCGTCATCCAGGCCTACCTCTTCCGCACCGAGTCCGACGCCCGCCGCCTCGCCGCGAGCGGCAGCCGGGTACGGCTCGTGAAGGGCGCGTACAAGGAGCCCGCCGAGGTCGCCCACCAGCAGAAGCACGAGATCGACAAGGCGTACGTCCGGGTCCTGAGGACTCTGATGGAGGGCGAGGGGTATCCGATGATCGGGTCCCACGACCCGCGTCTCATCTCCATCGCGCAGGAACTCGCCCGCAAGGCCGGGCGCAAGCCCGACGAGTACGAGTTCCAGATGCTGTACGGGATCAGGAGCGACGAGCACCTGCGGCTGGCCGCCGAGGGTCACCGCATGCGCGTCTACACCGCCTACGGCACCGACTGGTACGGCTACTTCATGCGGCGCCTGGCGGAGAAGCCGGCCAACCTGCGCTTCTTCGTCCGCAGCATGATCAGCAAGGGCTGA